A genomic segment from Limibacillus halophilus encodes:
- a CDS encoding response regulator yields the protein MSGFKETDQAPHVVAEPQWEHRAAFTKLADELAHDFNNVLTSIMGSTEILRGRMQCDMDDEQELDTIRKEAERAAHILRRLTASSDRALLTEAVQQNGALDEEQEKEMNDAAQSGAIRVLLAEDDDSVRSCASLALRRAGYHVTACASGVDAWDVFQMRPASFHLLVTDLSMPVLDGASLIQRARLLRPRLRVLLISGYCDDRIAFDLISRGEAGFLPKPFALKQLLDHVRGQLSIAA from the coding sequence ATGTCAGGTTTCAAGGAAACAGACCAAGCCCCCCATGTAGTGGCCGAACCTCAATGGGAGCATCGAGCCGCCTTTACAAAGCTCGCCGATGAACTCGCGCATGACTTCAACAATGTACTTACGTCCATCATGGGTTCGACAGAGATTCTGCGTGGCAGAATGCAGTGTGACATGGATGACGAGCAGGAATTGGATACGATTCGCAAGGAGGCCGAGCGTGCGGCTCACATTCTCAGGCGCCTAACCGCCAGCAGCGATCGTGCCCTGCTGACCGAAGCGGTTCAGCAAAACGGAGCCCTGGACGAAGAGCAAGAAAAGGAAATGAATGATGCGGCGCAGAGCGGGGCCATCCGTGTTCTCCTTGCCGAGGACGACGATTCGGTTCGCAGTTGTGCATCTTTGGCGCTGCGCCGGGCGGGCTATCACGTGACGGCCTGCGCATCCGGCGTCGATGCCTGGGACGTGTTTCAGATGCGCCCGGCATCGTTTCACCTGCTTGTAACGGATTTATCCATGCCGGTCCTAGACGGCGCCAGCCTTATCCAACGGGCACGACTCCTGCGCCCTCGTCTGCGGGTCCTGCTCATCTCGGGTTATTGTGATGACAGGATCGCCTTTGACCTGATCAGCCGAGGCGAGGCGGGCTTCCTGCCAAAGCCTTTTGCGTTGAAACAACTGCTGGATCATGTGCGCGGGCAGCTTAGCATCGCCGCTTGA
- the dksA gene encoding RNA polymerase-binding protein DksA — protein sequence MSSITASPDYRPSDDEDFMNPVMREYFRRKLLAWRGELLRESEETLQHLQSESLQEADIADRASLETDRSLELRTRDRERKLIAKIDMALQRIEDGTYGYCEETDEPISLRRLEARPIATLSIEAQERHERMERTQRDD from the coding sequence ATGTCATCTATTACTGCTTCACCCGACTACCGACCTTCCGATGACGAGGACTTCATGAATCCGGTCATGCGGGAGTATTTTCGCCGTAAACTGTTGGCTTGGCGCGGCGAACTATTACGAGAATCTGAAGAAACGCTTCAACATCTTCAATCCGAAAGCCTGCAGGAAGCGGACATAGCTGATCGCGCGTCGCTTGAAACCGATCGATCGCTAGAACTTCGGACTCGCGACCGCGAGCGTAAGTTAATAGCAAAGATAGACATGGCTTTGCAGCGGATCGAGGACGGCACTTACGGTTATTGCGAAGAAACCGATGAGCCGATCAGCCTACGCCGATTGGAAGCCAGGCCAATTGCTACGCTTTCGATAGAAGCGCAGGAACGGCACGAGCGGATGGAACGCACGCAGCGAGACGACTGA
- the ctrA gene encoding response regulator transcription factor CtrA, whose protein sequence is MRVLLVEDDSATARSIEMMLRSEGYVCDSTDLGEDGFEIAKLYDYDVIILDLMLPDMDGYDVLRRLRDSKIGTPILVLSGLSGLDDKVKCLGFGADDYLTKPFHKLELIARLQAIVRRTRGHPDSVIKTGKLDVHLEQKVAEVSGRSLRLTGKEYAILELLSLRKGTTLTKENFLNHLYGGMDEPDLKIIDVFVCKLRKKLSEATGGDNYIETVWGRGYRLRDPEPDAAAQQTKKAVNA, encoded by the coding sequence ATGCGTGTTCTATTGGTAGAGGATGATTCGGCGACAGCCCGTAGCATCGAGATGATGTTGCGCTCAGAGGGCTATGTTTGCGATTCAACCGACCTAGGCGAAGACGGCTTCGAAATCGCCAAACTCTATGATTACGATGTCATCATTCTGGATCTCATGCTTCCGGACATGGACGGCTACGACGTTCTGCGCCGGTTGCGTGATTCGAAGATCGGTACGCCTATTTTGGTCCTATCGGGTCTTTCGGGCTTGGATGACAAGGTCAAGTGCTTGGGGTTCGGTGCCGATGATTATTTAACCAAGCCGTTCCACAAGCTTGAGTTGATTGCACGCTTGCAGGCCATTGTACGCCGCACCCGGGGACACCCTGATTCGGTAATCAAGACCGGTAAGCTGGATGTCCATCTGGAACAGAAGGTAGCCGAAGTGAGCGGTCGTTCGTTACGCCTGACTGGAAAGGAGTACGCAATCCTTGAATTGCTCTCCCTCCGCAAGGGAACGACGCTGACCAAGGAGAATTTCCTTAATCATCTCTACGGCGGCATGGACGAGCCGGATCTCAAGATTATTGACGTCTTTGTCTGCAAGCTACGCAAGAAGCTCAGCGAAGCGACTGGCGGCGACAACTACATTGAGACGGTCTGGGGGCGCGGCTACCGGTTGCGCGATCCTGAACCGGACGCAGCAGCCCAGCAGACGAAAAAGGCTGTCAACGCCTGA
- a CDS encoding ABC transporter permease, whose amino-acid sequence MTQAHLKAGVAKASQSWLVKETVYASIIPADIPHPGKDTDSALASIDAQQSSSRPRRGWLHLTVHGRGGRWLILTAGLIALLFLIPTFSILRSVLEPAGDVWHHLASTVLTTYLLNSLWLVLGVGCGTLLMGVSTAWLVTLCRFPGRKIFEWALVLPMAVPAYVMAYTYTDFLQYSGPVQETLREFTGWTARDYWFPQVRSLGGAIAMLSLVLYPYVYIMARSAFMEQSVCALEVSRTLGCGPWSSFRRVALPLARPAIVGGLALALMETLADFGTVAFFGVQTFTTGVVRAWFSLGDRTAAAQLSAVLLGLVFMILLLEQTSRGKRRYHQATTRYQELPGYRLKGWRRVAAFTACFLPLFLGFLLPAVILIKMSVEAGDQQFGPRFFELVGNSFTLAGLTALLAVGLALLMAYAVRLAPTAVTRAAARLASLGYAIPGTIIAVGVLIPFARFDNWLDALLTRYFGFGSGLLLTGTLAALVFAYLVRFMAVSMNSVEASLLKVRPSMDDAARSLGEGPLGTLRRIHAPIIRGGLLSAALVVFVDVMKELPATLVMRPFNFDTLAVQAYNLASDERLTEASTSALTIVAVGTLPVILLTRAIARSRPGHNGA is encoded by the coding sequence TTGACGCAGGCACACCTAAAAGCGGGAGTTGCGAAAGCTTCGCAATCGTGGCTAGTTAAGGAAACGGTATACGCAAGCATCATTCCTGCGGACATTCCGCACCCCGGCAAGGACACCGATAGCGCTTTGGCTTCAATCGATGCACAGCAATCAAGCTCTCGTCCCCGGCGTGGCTGGCTGCACCTGACCGTCCACGGCAGGGGCGGACGTTGGCTGATTCTTACTGCCGGGCTGATTGCGCTGCTGTTTTTGATCCCGACATTCAGCATCCTTCGGTCGGTTTTAGAGCCTGCCGGCGATGTTTGGCATCACCTCGCTTCCACGGTGTTGACTACCTACCTTCTCAACAGCCTGTGGCTCGTGCTTGGCGTGGGATGCGGAACCCTGTTGATGGGCGTTTCCACGGCTTGGCTCGTCACACTCTGCCGATTTCCCGGCCGAAAGATTTTCGAATGGGCACTGGTTCTGCCGATGGCCGTCCCGGCATATGTCATGGCCTACACCTATACGGACTTCCTGCAATACTCCGGCCCGGTCCAGGAAACCCTGAGGGAATTCACGGGCTGGACCGCCAGGGACTATTGGTTTCCACAGGTCCGCTCCCTGGGGGGTGCCATCGCGATGTTGTCATTGGTCCTGTATCCATACGTTTACATCATGGCGAGAAGCGCATTCATGGAGCAGTCGGTTTGCGCTCTGGAGGTCAGCCGCACTTTGGGGTGCGGTCCCTGGAGCAGCTTCAGGCGCGTGGCGCTACCATTGGCGCGCCCGGCGATTGTCGGCGGCCTTGCCCTGGCGCTGATGGAGACCCTGGCCGACTTCGGCACCGTCGCCTTTTTTGGCGTCCAGACCTTTACGACCGGCGTCGTGCGCGCCTGGTTTTCTTTGGGCGACAGAACCGCAGCGGCACAGCTTTCGGCGGTGCTTTTGGGGTTGGTGTTCATGATCCTGCTGCTGGAGCAGACCAGCCGCGGCAAGCGGCGATACCACCAAGCCACGACGCGTTATCAAGAACTTCCGGGATATCGTCTGAAGGGCTGGCGCCGCGTCGCTGCCTTTACCGCCTGCTTCCTGCCGCTGTTTTTGGGCTTCCTGCTCCCTGCCGTCATACTCATAAAAATGAGCGTCGAAGCAGGCGACCAGCAGTTTGGCCCACGGTTCTTCGAGCTCGTCGGCAATTCCTTCACCCTGGCCGGTCTGACCGCGCTGCTTGCCGTCGGATTGGCGCTGCTGATGGCTTATGCCGTACGCTTGGCGCCGACAGCGGTTACCCGCGCTGCGGCTCGACTTGCCAGCCTGGGCTATGCCATTCCCGGAACCATCATCGCCGTCGGCGTCCTCATCCCCTTTGCACGCTTTGACAATTGGCTGGACGCTCTCTTGACCCGCTATTTCGGGTTCGGCAGTGGTCTCCTGTTGACCGGAACCCTCGCTGCGCTGGTATTTGCCTATCTTGTGCGCTTCATGGCGGTATCCATGAACAGCGTAGAGGCCAGTTTGCTAAAAGTCCGGCCCAGCATGGACGATGCGGCCCGCAGCCTAGGCGAAGGACCGCTAGGCACGCTGCGCCGCATCCATGCTCCTATCATACGAGGGGGGCTGCTCAGCGCGGCCTTGGTCGTATTTGTCGATGTCATGAAGGAGTTGCCGGCCACTCTGGTCATGCGGCCTTTCAATTTCGACACGCTTGCGGTCCAGGCCTATAATCTCGCATCCGACGAGCGTCTTACCGAAGCCTCGACGTCGGCCTTGACCATTGTCGCCGTTGGAACGCTGCCGGTTATCTTGTTGACCCGCGCCATAGCGCGCTCTCGCCCCGGACACAATGGCGCCTAA
- a CDS encoding Fe(3+) ABC transporter substrate-binding protein — MTYSRFYSLGSNDRFLRNLHRSKVRRATTGAVAALAVAAGSILAGWTLGVSEARASEEQVVNLYSSRHYQTDEALYAEFTAATGIKVNRIEADGDALIERMKSEGANSPADVVMTVDAGRLWRAEEAGLFQSAESTLLDQKIPANLRHPDGLWFGFSSRARLIVYNKKLVDPTGLDSYEDLADPKWKGLVCIRSSSNIYNLSLLGSIIAADGEEKAEAWAKGVVANFARDPQGGDTDQLRAAASGECGIAVANSYYLVRLLRSDKSEDQEVGAALGVIFPNQDGRGTHVNVSGAGVAKHAPHKEAAIKFLEYLASDSAQQYFADGNNEYPVVEGVAANAAVTALGSFKIDTVNVSVLGKNQPLAQMIFDRAGWK; from the coding sequence ATGACCTATTCTCGCTTTTATAGTCTCGGATCGAACGATAGATTTTTGAGGAATCTCCACCGATCCAAGGTGCGGCGCGCAACAACCGGCGCCGTGGCCGCTTTGGCAGTTGCCGCCGGTTCGATCCTCGCGGGTTGGACCTTGGGTGTGAGCGAGGCCAGGGCTTCCGAGGAGCAGGTCGTAAACCTTTATAGTTCCCGCCACTACCAGACCGATGAGGCGCTCTATGCGGAATTCACGGCGGCAACGGGCATCAAGGTCAATCGGATTGAGGCCGATGGCGATGCGCTGATCGAGCGGATGAAAAGCGAAGGCGCCAATAGCCCGGCTGATGTTGTCATGACCGTGGACGCTGGGCGCCTATGGCGCGCGGAGGAAGCGGGGCTGTTCCAATCGGCCGAAAGCACGTTGTTGGACCAGAAGATCCCGGCCAACCTACGCCATCCTGACGGTCTGTGGTTCGGGTTTTCCTCGCGCGCGCGCCTCATTGTCTACAACAAGAAGCTCGTAGATCCCACGGGCTTGGATAGCTACGAGGACCTGGCTGATCCCAAATGGAAGGGTCTGGTCTGCATTCGCTCCAGTTCGAACATTTACAATCTGTCGCTGCTTGGTTCGATCATTGCGGCTGACGGTGAAGAAAAGGCTGAAGCCTGGGCCAAAGGCGTCGTCGCTAATTTTGCCCGCGACCCACAGGGCGGCGACACAGACCAGCTCCGTGCTGCGGCCTCGGGCGAGTGTGGAATCGCGGTCGCCAATAGCTATTACCTCGTACGCTTGTTGCGTTCTGATAAAAGCGAGGATCAGGAGGTCGGTGCGGCACTCGGTGTGATTTTCCCCAATCAGGACGGTCGTGGCACCCACGTCAACGTATCCGGGGCGGGGGTTGCAAAGCATGCGCCGCATAAGGAAGCTGCGATCAAATTCCTGGAGTATCTGGCAAGCGACAGCGCTCAGCAGTACTTCGCTGACGGAAACAACGAGTATCCGGTTGTCGAGGGCGTCGCCGCCAATGCGGCGGTAACCGCACTAGGGTCGTTCAAGATCGATACCGTCAACGTGTCGGTCCTCGGCAAGAATCAGCCGCTTGCGCAGATGATCTTCGACCGCGCAGGGTGGAAATAG
- a CDS encoding histidine phosphotransferase family protein has product MIASLRVAELLCARLCHELVNPIGACNNGLEMLGGASPDLMEEAAQLAIDSADSAARILQFFRLAYGTAVERAGPGGTDLKSHVENYFKGHRISLNWSDETYNDPMSSNSTKLLLNLLVVAEESLPRGGSLTVEVLAAESRHQVAILAIGEGARVRPEAREGLNRDLPDSELTTRNIQSVFCRLLAAECGADVSVDDQEEGCVVFSLDVGKDVFSQP; this is encoded by the coding sequence ATGATTGCATCCTTACGGGTTGCCGAATTGCTTTGTGCGCGGTTATGCCATGAATTGGTCAATCCGATAGGGGCATGCAACAACGGATTGGAAATGCTTGGTGGCGCTTCGCCAGACCTTATGGAAGAGGCGGCGCAACTGGCCATCGATAGTGCCGATTCGGCAGCCCGAATTTTGCAGTTTTTTCGTCTGGCCTATGGGACCGCTGTTGAGCGTGCGGGCCCGGGTGGCACAGACCTGAAAAGCCATGTGGAGAACTACTTCAAGGGGCACCGCATCAGTTTGAACTGGTCGGACGAGACCTACAACGACCCGATGTCCTCCAATTCAACCAAGCTCCTGCTCAACCTGTTGGTCGTAGCTGAGGAAAGTTTGCCGCGTGGCGGCTCACTGACCGTGGAGGTTCTGGCCGCCGAGAGTCGCCATCAGGTCGCGATCCTGGCAATTGGTGAAGGCGCCAGGGTCCGACCGGAAGCGCGTGAAGGTTTGAACCGGGACCTGCCGGACTCGGAACTCACGACCCGCAATATCCAAAGCGTGTTTTGTCGTCTTCTTGCCGCGGAATGCGGCGCCGATGTTTCGGTGGATGATCAGGAAGAGGGCTGTGTCGTCTTTTCGCTCGATGTCGGCAAGGACGTGTTTTCGCAGCCCTGA
- a CDS encoding DUF3553 domain-containing protein yields MDLTPGSLVTHPEQPDWGIGQVQSVIGSRVTVNFENAGKLLIDCQQVTLILVDPEDF; encoded by the coding sequence ATGGATTTGACACCCGGCAGCCTTGTCACACACCCGGAGCAACCGGATTGGGGTATTGGGCAAGTGCAATCAGTCATAGGCAGCCGGGTAACGGTGAATTTCGAGAATGCGGGTAAATTGTTGATAGATTGCCAGCAAGTGACATTGATCCTTGTGGACCCGGAAGATTTCTAA
- a CDS encoding NADH-ubiquinone oxidoreductase-F iron-sulfur binding region domain-containing protein encodes MDDATLGGGIDRSIPPASGRRRSPAFTKGRQLDDKALRDVQALLDGEALRRDRLIEYLHLIQDSYGSLSAGHLQALGQAMGIPMAEVYEVASFYAHFDIVLDGEEAPPPITVRVCDSITCEMMGAKALLQELLEILGPGVRVLPAPCMGRCACAPTAEVGHRHIDAATTETIVAAVATKDTHPVIADYKELAAYQAEGGYDLLRACLKGERSADEIITILSDSNLRGLGGAGFPAGRKWSIVRDQPGPRLMTINGDEGEPGTFKDRVYLEQDPHRFLEGTLIAAWAVGCEKAYIYMRDEYPGAITILKREIAKLEAEGLSVHCPLEIRRGAGAYICGEESAMIESIEGKRGLPRHRPPYIAQVGLFDRPTLNHNVETVYWVREIVEKGADWFSGQGRHGRKGLRSFSVSGRVAEPGVKLAPAGITIKELIDEYCGGMADGHSFKAYLPGGASGGILPASMSDIPLDFGTLEEHGCFIGSAAVVVLSDKDSIRDAVLNLMRFFKEESCGQCTPCRVGTEKAVALMEETVWDKPLLEDLNRAMRDASICGLGQAAPNPLACALKYFPEEV; translated from the coding sequence ATGGATGACGCGACACTTGGAGGCGGTATCGACCGCAGCATTCCCCCGGCCTCGGGACGCAGGCGCTCGCCGGCGTTCACGAAGGGACGCCAGCTTGATGATAAAGCCTTGCGGGACGTGCAGGCCCTGCTTGATGGGGAAGCCTTGCGCCGGGACCGACTGATTGAGTATCTGCATCTGATTCAGGATTCCTATGGCAGCCTTTCAGCCGGTCATCTGCAGGCGCTCGGCCAGGCCATGGGAATACCGATGGCGGAGGTGTACGAAGTCGCATCGTTCTACGCCCACTTCGATATCGTCCTGGACGGCGAAGAAGCGCCACCCCCTATCACGGTTCGTGTATGCGACAGCATTACCTGCGAGATGATGGGCGCAAAGGCGCTCCTTCAGGAACTGCTTGAGATTCTTGGTCCTGGGGTCCGTGTGCTGCCGGCCCCTTGCATGGGGCGTTGCGCCTGTGCGCCGACAGCGGAAGTCGGGCACCGCCATATCGACGCAGCGACAACAGAGACCATCGTCGCGGCGGTCGCGACCAAGGACACCCACCCGGTGATCGCAGACTACAAGGAGCTAGCCGCCTACCAAGCTGAGGGCGGCTACGATCTGCTGCGCGCCTGCCTTAAAGGCGAGCGCAGTGCCGACGAGATTATTACAATTCTGAGCGATTCCAATTTGCGCGGCCTGGGGGGCGCCGGCTTCCCGGCGGGTCGCAAGTGGTCGATCGTACGCGATCAACCTGGCCCGCGTTTGATGACCATCAATGGTGATGAAGGTGAGCCAGGCACTTTTAAGGACCGCGTTTATCTGGAACAGGATCCGCACCGTTTCCTGGAAGGCACCTTGATAGCCGCCTGGGCCGTAGGGTGCGAGAAGGCTTACATTTACATGCGCGATGAGTATCCAGGCGCCATTACCATCCTCAAACGCGAGATTGCCAAGCTGGAAGCCGAGGGCCTGAGCGTCCATTGCCCTCTGGAAATTCGGCGCGGCGCAGGTGCCTACATCTGCGGCGAAGAATCCGCGATGATTGAGTCTATAGAAGGAAAGCGCGGACTACCCCGCCACCGCCCCCCTTATATCGCCCAGGTTGGCCTTTTCGACCGCCCGACCCTCAACCACAATGTGGAAACGGTGTACTGGGTGCGCGAGATCGTCGAAAAGGGTGCCGATTGGTTCTCCGGCCAAGGCCGCCATGGCAGGAAGGGTTTGCGCTCGTTCTCGGTATCGGGCCGCGTCGCAGAACCCGGGGTTAAGCTGGCCCCCGCCGGGATCACCATCAAAGAGTTGATCGACGAGTACTGCGGCGGCATGGCCGACGGACATAGCTTTAAGGCCTATCTGCCGGGTGGTGCATCCGGCGGTATTCTTCCGGCCAGTATGTCCGATATCCCACTCGATTTCGGAACCTTGGAAGAGCACGGTTGCTTCATCGGCTCCGCGGCCGTCGTTGTCCTTTCTGACAAGGATTCAATTCGCGACGCCGTGCTCAACCTCATGCGGTTCTTCAAGGAGGAATCCTGCGGCCAATGCACGCCCTGCCGTGTTGGAACGGAAAAGGCTGTCGCCTTGATGGAGGAAACGGTCTGGGACAAGCCGCTGCTTGAAGATCTGAACCGAGCGATGCGCGACGCATCGATCTGTGGGCTGGGACAGGCAGCGCCGAACCCACTCGCCTGCGCCCTGAAATATTTCCCCGAGGAGGTCTGA
- the fdhF gene encoding formate dehydrogenase subunit alpha, with protein sequence MADQSITFLMNGAEVTASPDETIWQVAQRQGEEIPHLCYAPEPGYRADGNCRACMVEIDGERVLAASCIRKPAPGMKVMTASERAKSARKAVFELLLADQPVREEAHDPDSKFWNWVDKIDLDTSRYPSREKLATDRSHTAMTVNLDACIHCNLCVRACREVQVNDVIGMAYRGAEAKIVFDFDDPMGDSTCVACGECVQACPTGALMESSLLNDAGVRDVFADHTVDTLCPYCGVGCQTTVHVKDDKIVQIDGRDGPANEQRLCVKGRFGFDYIYHPHRLTKPMIRRDDAPKIWDAPLDAANPWTHFREATWEEALDHAAAGLKKVHDARGPKGIAGFGSAKGSNEEAYLFQKLIRQGFGTNNVDHCTRLCHASSVAALMEGIGSGAVTAPFAAAADAECIIVIGARPAQNHPVAATYLKQAAKRGAKLIVMDPRKQNLSRYATHMLQFKPGTDVALLNAMLHVIVTEELYDQQYVQAHTEGFEELKRSVLQFDPDKMEEVCGIPANMIREVARTYARSESSLIFWGMGVSQHTHGTDNARCLIALALTTGQIGRPGTGLHPLRGQNNVQGASDAGLIPLVYPDYKSVADAEVRKLYEEFWGRELDPNKGLTVVEIIDAIHDDEIAAMYIMGENPAMSDPDQQHARQALAKLEHLVVQDIFLTETAWYADVVLPASAHAEKQGTFTNTNRQIQMARPAVPLPGETRQDWWITAEIGKRIGLDWSYGGPADIFAEMKKIMHSLDNITWERLEREDCVTYPCDAEDKPGNEIIFGDGFPTANGRGKLVAAQVLPPDELPDETYPWVLTTGRLLEHWHTGAMTRRASKLNNLEPEAIAAVNPREIARIGLQPGDRVKVATRRGEIELILRTDRDVPDGMVFIPFCFTEAAANILTNPQLDPYGKIPEFKFCAARVEPARQSVAAQ encoded by the coding sequence ATGGCCGACCAATCAATCACGTTCTTAATGAATGGCGCCGAGGTCACGGCTTCGCCCGACGAAACCATCTGGCAGGTTGCCCAACGCCAGGGTGAGGAAATTCCTCATCTCTGCTACGCCCCCGAGCCCGGATATCGCGCCGATGGCAACTGCCGGGCCTGCATGGTTGAAATCGACGGCGAGCGCGTTTTGGCGGCCTCCTGCATCCGCAAGCCTGCGCCCGGCATGAAGGTTATGACCGCCAGCGAACGCGCAAAGTCGGCCCGCAAGGCCGTTTTCGAATTGTTGCTGGCCGACCAACCCGTCCGTGAAGAAGCCCACGACCCTGACAGCAAGTTCTGGAATTGGGTCGACAAGATCGACCTCGACACCAGCCGTTATCCCTCTCGGGAAAAGCTGGCGACGGATCGCAGCCATACCGCGATGACGGTTAATCTGGATGCCTGTATCCACTGCAATCTTTGTGTACGTGCCTGCCGGGAAGTACAGGTTAACGACGTGATCGGAATGGCTTATCGCGGCGCTGAGGCGAAGATCGTCTTTGATTTCGACGACCCCATGGGCGATTCGACCTGTGTTGCCTGCGGCGAGTGCGTACAGGCCTGTCCGACCGGCGCCCTGATGGAATCCAGCTTGCTGAACGACGCAGGCGTTCGCGACGTCTTCGCCGATCACACCGTCGATACCCTTTGCCCTTATTGTGGTGTCGGCTGCCAGACCACGGTCCATGTGAAGGATGACAAGATCGTCCAAATCGACGGCCGCGACGGCCCCGCGAACGAGCAGCGTCTTTGCGTAAAGGGCCGCTTCGGGTTCGATTATATTTACCATCCGCACCGGCTTACCAAACCGATGATTCGCCGCGATGACGCGCCCAAGATTTGGGATGCACCGCTTGATGCCGCCAACCCCTGGACTCACTTCCGGGAAGCCACATGGGAGGAAGCATTGGACCATGCCGCGGCGGGATTGAAAAAGGTTCATGATGCGCGCGGACCCAAGGGCATCGCCGGTTTCGGCTCGGCAAAGGGATCGAACGAAGAGGCCTACCTCTTCCAAAAACTGATCCGCCAGGGTTTTGGAACGAACAACGTCGATCACTGCACGCGTCTCTGCCATGCCTCGTCGGTTGCCGCCTTGATGGAAGGCATCGGTTCCGGCGCGGTCACAGCGCCTTTCGCCGCCGCCGCAGATGCTGAATGCATCATCGTGATTGGCGCCCGCCCAGCACAGAATCATCCGGTTGCAGCCACTTATCTGAAGCAGGCGGCCAAGCGCGGCGCGAAGCTGATCGTCATGGATCCCCGCAAGCAGAACCTGTCGCGCTACGCAACGCACATGCTCCAGTTCAAGCCGGGAACCGACGTGGCCCTGCTCAATGCAATGCTGCACGTCATTGTTACGGAAGAGCTCTATGACCAGCAGTACGTTCAGGCCCATACCGAGGGCTTCGAAGAGCTTAAGCGGAGCGTGCTGCAGTTTGACCCGGACAAGATGGAAGAGGTTTGCGGCATCCCCGCCAATATGATCCGCGAGGTCGCGCGAACTTATGCACGGTCAGAGAGCTCGCTTATTTTCTGGGGCATGGGCGTATCCCAACACACCCACGGCACCGACAATGCGCGTTGCCTGATCGCCTTGGCTCTGACGACCGGCCAGATCGGTCGTCCAGGGACTGGCCTGCATCCGCTGCGCGGACAGAACAACGTTCAAGGCGCTTCCGATGCGGGGCTTATTCCCTTGGTCTACCCGGACTACAAGTCCGTTGCAGACGCCGAGGTCCGCAAACTCTATGAGGAGTTTTGGGGGCGCGAACTGGACCCGAACAAAGGTCTGACCGTCGTCGAGATCATCGATGCCATCCATGATGATGAAATCGCGGCCATGTATATCATGGGCGAAAACCCCGCCATGTCCGACCCGGACCAACAGCACGCAAGACAAGCTCTTGCGAAACTTGAGCATCTTGTGGTCCAGGACATCTTCCTTACCGAAACCGCCTGGTACGCGGATGTCGTCCTGCCTGCCTCCGCTCATGCGGAGAAGCAGGGAACCTTCACGAACACCAATCGGCAGATTCAAATGGCACGCCCGGCTGTCCCTTTGCCGGGAGAGACACGACAGGATTGGTGGATCACCGCCGAGATCGGCAAACGCATAGGACTGGATTGGTCTTACGGCGGCCCGGCCGATATCTTCGCCGAGATGAAGAAGATTATGCATTCTCTCGACAACATCACCTGGGAACGATTGGAGCGCGAGGACTGCGTAACCTACCCCTGCGACGCCGAGGATAAGCCGGGCAACGAAATTATCTTCGGCGACGGCTTCCCGACCGCCAACGGGCGCGGCAAGCTGGTCGCCGCACAGGTCTTGCCGCCGGACGAGTTACCCGACGAGACCTATCCTTGGGTCCTTACGACAGGGCGACTGTTGGAGCATTGGCATACCGGCGCCATGACCCGCCGGGCGAGCAAACTCAACAACCTGGAGCCGGAGGCGATTGCTGCCGTCAACCCCAGGGAAATTGCCCGCATCGGCCTTCAGCCGGGCGACCGTGTGAAGGTGGCCACGCGGCGTGGCGAGATTGAGTTGATCCTGCGTACTGATCGGGATGTGCCAGACGGGATGGTATTTATCCCCTTCTGCTTCACCGAAGCGGCGGCTAACATTCTGACAAACCCGCAGCTTGATCCGTACGGTAAAATCCCCGAGTTCAAGTTCTGCGCCGCCAGAGTTGAACCCGCGAGGCAAAGCGTTGCTGCACAATAG